A stretch of the Corythoichthys intestinalis isolate RoL2023-P3 chromosome 22, ASM3026506v1, whole genome shotgun sequence genome encodes the following:
- the si:dkeyp-92c9.2 gene encoding cyclin-dependent kinase 5 activator 1, with protein MGAVLSLSPASRKNSYYDNRPGSLGHYPSLSSRSLNNPKDGGLKRGQSIFLPALTWKRLVASTKKKGTAKKAGPVGLVDPLNNNIYQKDPVLHLNYENVRKSLSCANLSSYDIAPRFGYGGVKSQQISSVKKAPQGTSPKRVIVQASTSELLRCLGEFLRCRCYRLKHLSPSDPVLWLRAVDRSLLLQGWQDQAFVTPANVVFVYMLCRDVVDGDVVASEHELQAILLTCLYLSYSYMGNEISYPLKPFLVEAGKEAFWDRCLAIINATSGKMLRINADPHFFTQVFAELKSEGGYGPQDYTRGLDR; from the coding sequence atgggCGCCGTGCTATCTCTTTCCCCCGCGTCCCGCAAGAACAGCTACTACGACAACCGTCCCGGCTCATTGGGCCACTACCCGAGCCTGAGCAGCCGTTCCCTCAACAATCCAAAAGATGGCGGCTTGAAGCGAGGCCAGTCCATCTTCCTTCCGGCACTCACGTGGAAACGCTTGGTGGCCTCCACCAAGAAGAAGGGAACCGCCAAGAAAGCAGGTCCGGTGGGCCTGGTGGACCCCTTGAACAACAACATCTATCAAAAAGACCCAGTGCTGCATCTGAACTACGAAAACGTGAGGAAATCATTATCGTGCGCTAACCTTAGTAGCTACGATATCGCGCCACGATTCGGGTACGGTGGCGTGAAATCCCAGCAGATTTCTTCAGTGAAAAAAGCACCGCAAGGGACTTCGCCTAAACGCGTTATCGTCCAGGCGTCTACTAGCGAGCTGCTACGCTGTTTAGGCGAATTCCTGCGCTGTCGATGCTACCGCCTGAAGCACTTGTCTCCGTCCGATCCGGTTCTTTGGTTGAGAGCCGTGGATCGCTCGCTTCTTCTCCAAGGCTGGCAGGACCAAGCCTTCGTCACGCCGGCTAACGTGGTCTTCGTCTACATGCTGTGTCGCGACGTGGTGGACGGCGACGTGGTGGCGTCGGAGCACGAGTTGCAAGCCATCTTGCTGACCTGCCTCTACTTGTCGTACTCCTACATGGGCAACGAAATCTCCTACCCGCTCAAGCCTTTCCTGGTGGAGGCGGGCAAAGAGGCGTTCTGGGACCGCTGCCTGGCGATCATCAACGCCACTAGCGGAAAAATGCTGCGGATCAACGCAGACCCGCACTTTTTCACGCAGGTCTTCGCCGAACTCAAAAGCGAAGGGGGGTACGGGCCGCAAGATTATACTCGCGGTCTGGATCGGTGA